In Herbaspirillum sp. WKF16, one genomic interval encodes:
- the kdpB gene encoding potassium-transporting ATPase subunit KdpB: MFDPKIVKPALVDSFRKLSPRVQWRNPVMFVVYLGSILTTLLFIQALVGRGEASAGFIFAVAAWLWFTVLFANFAEALAEGRSKAQAAALRGVKKSVLAKKLKKPEQARIVGAAVRAEHYETTEGDKLRKGDIVFIEAGDTVPADGDVIEGVATVDESAITGESAPVIRESGGDFSAVTGGTRVLSDWIVVRVSVNPGEAFLDRMIAMVEGAQRKKTPNELALTLLLVALTLVFLLVTVTLLPFSLFSVNAAGAGSPVSVTALVALLVCLIPTTIGGLLSAIGVAGMSRMMQANVIATSGRAVEAAGDVDVLLLDKTGTITLGNRQAAAFMPAPGVSERELADVAQLASLADETPEGRSIVVLAKNRFNLREREMAGLGAQFIPFSAQTRVSGIDLGTRRIRKGAADAIRKLARSADQRLPSQVEHDIETIARRGGTPLVVVEWNNEAAVIHNGAPIRFLGTVELKDIVKGGIKERFGELRRMGIKTVMITGDNRLTAAAIAAEAGVDDFLAEATPEQKLALIRQHQAEGKLVAMTGDGTNDAPALAQADVAVAMNSGTQAAKEAGNMVDLDSNPTKLIEIVEIGKQMLMTRGSLTTFSIANDVAKYFAIIPAMFVATYPQLGALNVMHLASPGSAIMSAVIFNALVIVALIPLALRGVRYRALGAAVLLRRNLLIYGVGGLIVPFVGIKLIDMLLAAFGLV; the protein is encoded by the coding sequence ATGTTCGACCCCAAGATCGTCAAGCCGGCCCTGGTCGACTCCTTCCGCAAGTTGTCGCCGCGCGTGCAGTGGCGCAATCCGGTGATGTTCGTGGTCTACCTGGGCAGCATCCTGACCACGCTGCTGTTCATCCAGGCGCTGGTGGGCCGGGGCGAGGCCTCGGCCGGCTTCATCTTCGCGGTGGCCGCCTGGCTGTGGTTCACCGTGCTGTTCGCCAACTTCGCCGAGGCGCTGGCCGAAGGGCGCAGCAAGGCCCAGGCCGCCGCGCTGCGCGGCGTCAAGAAAAGCGTGCTGGCCAAGAAGCTGAAAAAACCGGAACAGGCCCGCATCGTCGGCGCCGCAGTCCGGGCCGAGCACTATGAAACCACCGAAGGCGACAAGCTCAGGAAAGGCGACATCGTCTTCATCGAAGCGGGCGACACCGTGCCGGCCGACGGCGACGTCATCGAAGGCGTGGCCACCGTGGACGAGAGCGCCATCACCGGCGAATCGGCCCCGGTGATCCGCGAATCCGGCGGCGATTTCTCGGCCGTCACCGGCGGCACCCGCGTGCTGTCGGACTGGATCGTGGTGCGCGTCTCGGTCAACCCGGGCGAGGCCTTCCTCGACCGCATGATCGCCATGGTCGAAGGCGCGCAGCGCAAGAAGACGCCCAACGAGCTGGCCCTGACGCTGCTGCTGGTGGCGCTGACGCTGGTGTTCCTGCTGGTCACCGTGACGCTGCTGCCGTTCTCGCTGTTCTCGGTCAATGCCGCCGGCGCCGGCTCGCCGGTGTCGGTCACGGCGCTGGTGGCGCTGCTGGTATGCCTGATCCCGACCACCATCGGCGGCCTGCTCTCGGCCATCGGCGTGGCCGGCATGAGCCGCATGATGCAGGCCAACGTGATCGCCACCTCCGGCCGGGCGGTGGAAGCCGCCGGCGACGTCGACGTGCTGCTGCTGGACAAGACCGGCACCATCACCCTGGGCAACCGCCAGGCCGCCGCCTTCATGCCGGCGCCGGGCGTGTCCGAGCGCGAACTGGCCGACGTCGCGCAACTGGCCTCGCTGGCCGATGAAACGCCGGAAGGTCGCAGCATCGTGGTGCTGGCCAAGAATCGCTTCAACCTGCGCGAACGCGAGATGGCCGGCCTGGGCGCGCAGTTCATCCCGTTCTCGGCGCAGACCCGCGTCTCCGGCATCGACCTCGGCACCCGCCGCATCCGCAAGGGCGCCGCCGACGCCATCCGCAAGCTGGCGCGCTCGGCCGACCAGCGCCTGCCCAGCCAGGTCGAGCACGACATCGAGACCATCGCCCGCCGCGGCGGCACGCCGCTGGTGGTGGTGGAGTGGAACAACGAAGCGGCCGTCATCCACAACGGCGCGCCGATCCGCTTCCTCGGCACGGTGGAGCTGAAGGACATCGTCAAGGGGGGCATCAAGGAACGCTTCGGCGAGCTGCGCCGCATGGGCATCAAGACCGTGATGATCACCGGCGACAACCGCCTGACCGCGGCCGCCATCGCCGCCGAGGCCGGCGTCGACGATTTCCTGGCCGAGGCCACGCCCGAGCAGAAGCTGGCGCTGATCCGCCAGCACCAGGCCGAAGGCAAGCTGGTGGCGATGACCGGCGACGGCACCAACGACGCTCCGGCGCTGGCGCAGGCCGACGTTGCGGTGGCCATGAACAGCGGCACCCAGGCCGCCAAGGAGGCCGGCAACATGGTCGACCTCGACAGCAACCCGACCAAGCTGATCGAGATCGTCGAGATCGGCAAGCAGATGCTGATGACGCGCGGCAGCCTGACCACCTTCTCCATCGCCAACGACGTGGCCAAGTATTTCGCCATCATCCCGGCGATGTTCGTGGCCACCTATCCGCAGCTGGGCGCGTTGAACGTGATGCATCTGGCCAGCCCCGGCTCGGCCATCATGTCGGCGGTGATCTTCAACGCGCTGGTGATCGTCGCGCTGATCCCGCTGGCGCTGCGCGGCGTGCGCTACCGCGCGCTGGGCGCGGCCGTGCTGCTGCGCCGCAACCTGTTGATCTACGGCGTCGGCGGCCTGATCGTGCCGTTCGTCGGCATCAAGCTGATCGACATGCTGCTGGCCGCGTTCGGCCTGGTCTGA
- the kdpC gene encoding potassium-transporting ATPase subunit KdpC has protein sequence MKQHNTKSTLRPALTLFILLGVLLGGVYPAIVTGLAQAFFPAQANGSVIENRGVAVGSVLIGQSFTSPGYFWGRPSASGVFPNNGTASGGSNLGPTNPALKQAAEDRAKALQDAGGQGPIPMDLLTASGSGLDPHISPEAAEYQVRRVAQARGLDAERVRALVRENAEQPQWGLFGEARVNVLKLNLALDEVAPMVVAK, from the coding sequence ATGAAGCAACACAACACCAAGAGTACGCTGCGCCCCGCGCTGACCCTGTTCATCCTGCTGGGCGTGCTGCTGGGCGGGGTCTATCCGGCCATCGTCACCGGCCTGGCGCAGGCCTTCTTCCCGGCGCAGGCCAACGGCAGCGTGATCGAGAACCGGGGCGTGGCGGTCGGCTCGGTGCTGATCGGGCAGAGCTTCACCAGCCCCGGTTACTTCTGGGGCCGGCCATCGGCCAGCGGCGTCTTCCCCAACAACGGCACGGCCTCCGGCGGCAGCAACCTGGGGCCCACCAACCCGGCGTTGAAGCAAGCCGCCGAAGACCGGGCCAAGGCCTTGCAGGATGCCGGCGGCCAGGGGCCGATCCCGATGGACCTGTTGACGGCCTCGGGCAGCGGGCTGGATCCGCATATCAGCCCGGAGGCGGCCGAGTACCAGGTGCGCCGCGTGGCGCAGGCGCGCGGCCTGGATGCGGAGCGGGTGCGGGCCCTGGTGCGGGAGAATGCGGAGCAGCCGCAGTGGGGATTGTTCGGCGAGGCGCGGGTCAATGTGCTCAAGCTGAACCTGGCGTTGGATGAGGTGGCGCCGATGGTGGTGGCTAAGTAG
- the kdpA gene encoding potassium-transporting ATPase subunit KdpA, producing the protein MDSNNYLQLALYLGVLLVLSVPLGWYIARVMEGKSKVNRIFGGVERVFYRLCGIGRDDEMDWKQYAIAAVLFNFLGLLFVYALQRVQQWLPLNPQGLPNVGGDSSFNTAISFVANTNWQGYVGESTMSYLTQMAALAAQNFVSAATGIAIAFALIRGFSRHSSKSIGNFWVDMTRSSLYVLLPLSVILALALVQQGSIQNFKPYQEVKTLEVTHYTVPKLDAAGQPLKDAKGEPVVEAQSTDRQTLPMGPVASQEAIKMLGTNGGGFFNANSAHPYENPTPLSNFLEMLAILIIPAALCTSFGVLVGDRRQGWAILASMTILFIAMTLALMYFESQPNTMLASLHASGPGMMEGKETRFGVTASALFAAITTAASCGAVNAMHDSLSPLGGLIPTLQMQLGEVIYGGVGAGLYGMLIFAVLAVFIAGLMIGRTPEYLGKKIGVFDMKMMSIAILMTPALVLIFTAVSVMVENGLAGIANPGAHGFTEIMYAFSSAANNNGSAFAGLSANTPYYNVTTGWAMWLGRFGIIVPVLAMAGSLAGKKRLAATSGTLPTHGPLFVALLIGAVLLVGALTYVPALALGPVVEHLQMMAM; encoded by the coding sequence ATGGACAGCAATAACTATCTTCAGCTCGCCCTTTACCTGGGCGTCTTGCTGGTACTTTCCGTTCCCCTGGGCTGGTACATCGCGCGCGTGATGGAAGGCAAGTCGAAGGTCAACCGGATCTTCGGCGGCGTCGAGCGCGTGTTCTATCGTCTTTGCGGCATCGGCCGCGACGATGAGATGGACTGGAAGCAATACGCCATCGCTGCCGTGCTGTTCAACTTCCTCGGCCTGCTCTTCGTCTACGCCTTGCAGCGCGTGCAGCAATGGTTGCCGCTCAATCCGCAGGGCTTGCCCAACGTCGGCGGCGACTCTTCGTTCAACACCGCCATCAGCTTCGTGGCCAACACCAACTGGCAGGGCTACGTGGGCGAATCGACCATGAGCTACCTGACGCAGATGGCGGCGCTGGCGGCGCAGAACTTCGTCTCGGCCGCCACCGGCATCGCCATCGCCTTCGCGCTGATCCGCGGCTTCTCGCGCCACAGCAGCAAGAGCATCGGCAACTTCTGGGTCGACATGACGCGTTCCTCCCTGTACGTGCTGCTGCCGCTGTCGGTGATCCTGGCGCTGGCGCTGGTGCAGCAGGGCAGCATCCAGAACTTCAAGCCCTACCAGGAAGTGAAGACGCTGGAAGTCACTCATTACACCGTGCCCAAGCTGGATGCGGCCGGCCAGCCCCTGAAGGACGCCAAGGGCGAGCCGGTGGTGGAGGCGCAGAGCACCGACAGGCAGACCCTGCCCATGGGGCCGGTGGCCTCGCAGGAAGCCATCAAGATGCTGGGCACCAACGGCGGCGGCTTCTTCAACGCCAACTCGGCGCACCCGTATGAGAACCCGACCCCGCTGTCCAACTTCCTGGAGATGCTGGCGATCCTGATCATTCCCGCCGCGCTGTGCACCAGCTTCGGCGTGCTGGTCGGCGACCGTCGCCAGGGCTGGGCGATCCTGGCCTCGATGACCATCCTGTTCATCGCCATGACGCTGGCCCTGATGTACTTCGAGTCCCAGCCCAACACCATGCTGGCTTCGCTGCATGCCTCCGGCCCGGGCATGATGGAGGGCAAGGAAACCCGCTTCGGCGTCACCGCCTCGGCGCTGTTCGCCGCCATCACCACGGCCGCCTCCTGCGGCGCGGTCAACGCCATGCACGACTCGCTGTCGCCGCTGGGCGGCCTGATCCCGACGCTGCAGATGCAGCTGGGCGAGGTGATCTACGGCGGCGTCGGCGCCGGCCTGTACGGCATGCTGATCTTCGCCGTGCTGGCGGTGTTCATCGCCGGCCTGATGATCGGCCGCACGCCGGAGTACCTGGGCAAGAAGATCGGCGTGTTCGACATGAAGATGATGTCCATCGCCATCCTCATGACGCCGGCGCTGGTGCTGATCTTCACGGCCGTCTCGGTGATGGTGGAGAACGGCCTGGCCGGCATCGCCAACCCCGGCGCGCACGGCTTCACCGAGATCATGTACGCCTTCAGCTCGGCGGCCAACAACAACGGCAGCGCCTTCGCCGGGCTCTCGGCCAACACGCCGTACTACAACGTCACCACCGGCTGGGCCATGTGGCTGGGCCGCTTCGGGATCATTGTCCCGGTGCTGGCGATGGCAGGTTCCCTGGCCGGCAAGAAGCGCCTGGCCGCCACCTCCGGCACCTTGCCCACCCACGGCCCGCTGTTCGTGGCGCTGCTGATCGGCGCGGTGCTGCTGGTCGGCGCGCTGACCTACGTGCCGGCGCTGGCGCTGGGCCCCGTCGTCGAGCATCTCCAGATGATGGCGATGTAA
- the kdpF gene encoding K(+)-transporting ATPase subunit F, translating to MNPMYLLGLAVSVALLVYLVYALIKPEDF from the coding sequence ATGAACCCCATGTATCTGCTCGGCCTGGCCGTCTCGGTCGCCCTGCTGGTGTATCTGGTCTATGCCCTGATCAAGCCGGAGGATTTCTGA